From the genome of Sphingobacterium sp. UGAL515B_05:
TTTTGAAATGGATTTCCTGCGACTCCCGATTAGCCAAATAACGCAATATCATCAATTTCCATTTTCCGCCCAAAATATCCAGTGCGTCACGCATAGCACGCAATTCTTCTGTACAACTCGCCTCCCGCATTTGATTTCCGTCCAAAACTTGTCCCATATTGATTTCTAACGACTAGTTACCACTTGTTAACTACCAACAAATATATAGCAAACGAAAGGTAGATTTGTCATAACAACTATATAAGATGTAAAATCTATGGATGCCGTGTAAATTATTTCCAATTTGATTTTTCATCCCTTAAAATAGATAGAGTTATGAACGCCGTTATATTAGATAAAGACAATCAATTGATAAATGCCAACGTTGACCTTCCTCCATTGAAGTCCAACGAGGTGAAAATTAAAATAATAGCTTCCGCAATCAATCCCATAGACTACCAAATGCGTGAAAATGAATTTGAACGACGTTATTTATATTCCCCTATACTTGGTAGAGAAGGGGCAGGAATTATTACAGATAAAGGTTCAGAAGTAAGTGAATATGCAATTGGAGATGAAGTGTTTTTTGCCTGTGGTAGCATGGGCAGCAACGGGACCTATGCAGCATCCATTCAGTTACCAGCCGGACTCATTGGCCCTAAGCCAAAAAATATTTCGTTTGAGCAAGCCGCAGCACTTCCTACCGCTGGCAACACCGCATTACAGGTTTTCGACAGAGCAACAATTAATCCGCAAGACCATATCTTCCTAACCGGCGCGTCAGGGGGCGTGGGTCTTTTTGTATTAAAGTTACTCCTGGCTAACGGCATTAAAAATATCATGGCAACTGCAGGAAGTATGAATAGTATTGAAAAACTTCACCAACTGGGACTACAAAAAGACAGTATCATCAATTATCGAAAAGAGAATTTAACGGAAATAATCATGCGTAGAAGTAATCAGCAGCGTATAGATGTCGCTATCGATGCGGTGGGTCAGCGGCTCTCGGAAGTTGCCGCCGCAGTATTAAAGCCCTATGGAACTTATATCGACATCACACATTTTACGACCGCGGCAGCAAGAGACCAACTATTTAGTTCAGCCGCACAGATCATCAATATATCCAACTTTATCCACGCGCAAAAACTAAATTATCCCTATTTCAAAAATGGGCTGGATCGGATCAGACACAATATTGAGCAAGAAATTATTCAACCCGCCCCTATTTATCTTATTGGTAAACTGAGCCCAGAAACAATAGAAAAAGGGCATCTAATGTTGAAAAACAACCAGACTCAAGGCAATAAATTAATTATACAAAATCAATGAGAACTATACCTAGACGAATCGTGACAGGCATACGTGCCGGCA
Proteins encoded in this window:
- a CDS encoding NADP-dependent oxidoreductase — its product is MNAVILDKDNQLINANVDLPPLKSNEVKIKIIASAINPIDYQMRENEFERRYLYSPILGREGAGIITDKGSEVSEYAIGDEVFFACGSMGSNGTYAASIQLPAGLIGPKPKNISFEQAAALPTAGNTALQVFDRATINPQDHIFLTGASGGVGLFVLKLLLANGIKNIMATAGSMNSIEKLHQLGLQKDSIINYRKENLTEIIMRRSNQQRIDVAIDAVGQRLSEVAAAVLKPYGTYIDITHFTTAAARDQLFSSAAQIINISNFIHAQKLNYPYFKNGLDRIRHNIEQEIIQPAPIYLIGKLSPETIEKGHLMLKNNQTQGNKLIIQNQ